A stretch of Methanotorris formicicus Mc-S-70 DNA encodes these proteins:
- a CDS encoding transcription factor S: MIEFCPKCKNIMLPKGGVLKCTVCGYEMELKEENTTYEFKEKIEHKQPEVTVIEQVDTLPTIRIECPKCGHMEAYWWLQQTRCADEPETRFYKCKKCGHTWREYD; the protein is encoded by the coding sequence ATGATAGAATTTTGTCCAAAATGTAAAAACATAATGTTACCAAAAGGTGGAGTTTTAAAATGCACAGTTTGTGGCTATGAAATGGAGTTGAAAGAGGAAAACACCACCTATGAATTTAAAGAGAAAATTGAACACAAACAACCAGAGGTTACTGTTATTGAGCAAGTTGATACACTTCCAACAATACGTATAGAATGTCCAAAATGTGGACACATGGAAGCATATTGGTGGTTACAACAGACAAGATGTGCTGATGAACCAGAAACAAGATTCTACAAGTGTAAAAAATGTGGACACACATGGAGAGAGTACGATTAA